One segment of Sesamum indicum cultivar Zhongzhi No. 13 linkage group LG4, S_indicum_v1.0, whole genome shotgun sequence DNA contains the following:
- the LOC105160954 gene encoding probable 2-oxoglutarate/Fe(II)-dependent dioxygenase — MPQDEALGNGTCLPILSVQEIVRSDAENVPERYIRNPDNRPNSTEISLVPDDHIPVIDFSLLAQGDEEERRKLEVACKEWSFFQIINHGVEEAIPKMKAAAAQFFDLPLSEKKKYAMPPDYFEGYGQDNKAEDKKRDWMDLLWLLTMPAHSRNTKYWPLAIPGFQESVEEYATEMQRVTYEILGNLSLLMGLERDFLKELHGEVKQGTRMNYYPACARPDLVYALSPHCDYTSISFILQDFDITALQIKHNEMWVPVKPIPNAISVLVGDVMESWSNGKYKSLPHRVVANVEKPRYGIISFVIPSNEAKLDPLKTMVDDDHPPLYKNGLTYIEYLLYTQTKETEEDKYVNIDYLKIQN; from the exons ATGCCGCAAGACGAAGCATTAGGAAACGGAACTTGCTTGCCGATACTTAGTGTTCAGGAGATAGTAAGAAGTGATGCTGAAAATGTACCGGAAAGATACATAAGGAACCCTGACAACAGGCCTAACTCTACCGAGATAAGCCTGGTTCCGGACGACCACATTCCGGTCATAGATTTCTCTTTGCTTGCTCAAGGAGacgaagaagaaagaagaaagttaGAGGTTGCCTGCAAGGAATGGAGTTTTTTTCAG ATCATTAACCATGGGGTGGAGGAGGCTATACCAAAGATGAAGGCTGCTGCCGCACAATTTTTTGATCTACCACTGTCGGAGAAGAAGAAATACGCGATGCCACCAGATTACTTCGAAGGATATGGACAAGACAACAAAGCTGAGGACAAGAAACGTGATTGGATGGACCTTCTTTGGTTGCTCACAATGCCAGCCCACTCCAGGAACACCAAATACTGGCCTCTAGCAATACCCGGTTTCCA GGAGTCGGTGGAAGAGTATGCAACCGAAATGCAGAGGGTGACCTATGAAATCTTGGGGAATTTATCGTTGTTGATGGGTCTGGAAAGAGATTTTCTCAAAGAGTTACATGGAGAAGTGAAACAAGGGACTAGGATGAATTACTATCCGGCTTGTGCTAGACCTGATTTAGTGTATGCACTTAGTCCACATTGTGATTACACCTCAATAAGCTTTATTTTGCAAGATTTCGACATTACAGCTCTCCAAATTAAGCACAACGAAATGTGGGTACCAGTGAAGCCAATTCCAAATGCAATTTCTGTCCTCGTTGGTGATGTTATggag TCGTGGAGCAATGGAAAATACAAGAGCCTTCCGCATAGAGTTGTTGCAAATGTGGAAAAGCCGAGATACGGTATCATATCATTTGTGATTCCAAGCAATGAGGCGAAGCTGGACCCACTCAAAACCATGGTGGATGATGATCACCCTCCACTTTACAAGAATGGACTCACGTATATTGAATACCTTCTATACACACAGACCAAGGAAACGGAGGAAGATAAATACGTCAACATCGATTACCTCAAAATACAGAACtga
- the LOC105160994 gene encoding spermidine hydroxycinnamoyl transferase-like gives MKIRLISSCLVKPAEPTWNGSLPLSELDQIGSLGYVSLIHLYRPPQDWLSPPEAISRTLKSSLSKVLVPFHPLAGRWSRISRGRFQIDCSGIGVPLTEAESDATLDELKEFEHHQLVPSFDLEQLPLVAVQLTRFKCGGVCLGVAMSHAAVDGQSASHFYTEWARLARGEQLETQPFLDRKLLGDVGRKPHSAAPPLQPPPEFDVPPLLIGESGCKNEREKTTTRASLRLTKFQIEMMRRKANENRGPAAAGSSFTSYEVITAHIWRCTCKARRHVREQRSRLSISVDIRRRMRPPLPKTYLGNAVLDVVALDYAGELVSKPLSYAASKIREAINKVTNEYVTSTIDFLRAVDDLSSFQDWNSISSDDDDDDDDDDKGFFCGNPNLCVTSWSTLQFHGLDFGWGKEAYMGPVDYGNDGDCLIIPSGHDSDGSVVVIACLQEPHMEAFRKFFYDDMELYVHESRCLNSDRSQIMDINSSIQMKCMNVDAPSMLT, from the coding sequence atgaagatcaGATTGATCAGTAGTTGTTTGGTAAAACCAGCTGAACCCACATGGAACGGGTCTTTACCCTTGTCGGAGTTGGATCAAATAGGGAGTCTTGGCTATGTTAGCTTGATCCATCTCTACAGACCTCCACAAGATTGGTTAAGTCCACCAGAAGCCATTTCAAGAACATTGAAGAGCTCGTTAAGCAAAGTATTGGTCCCATTTCATCCATTGGCCGGTCGCTGGAGCCGAATATCCCGAGGGCGGTTTCAGATCGACTGCAGTGGCATCGGAGTTCCGCTCACAGAAGCCGAGTCGGACGCCACTTTGGATGAGCTCAAAGAGTTTGAGCACCACCAACTTGTTCCTTCCTTTGATCTTGAGCAACTTCCTCTGGTTGCCGTCCAGCTCACTAGGTTTAAGTGCGGTGGCGTTTGCCTTGGCGTCGCAATGTCACACGCAGCCGTGGATGGCCAAAGCGCCTCCCATTTCTACACGGAATGGGCTAGGCTTGCTAGAGGAGAGCAACTAGAAACCCAACCTTTTCTTGATCGGAAATTGCTAGGAGATGTCGGCAGAAAGCCACACTCTGCTGCTCCGCCACTGCAACCGCCACCGGAGTTTGACGTGCCACCATTATTGATTGGTGAGTCTGGCTGCAAAAATGAGAGGGAAAAGACCACCACCCGGGCTTCTTTAAGGTTGACGAAATTCCAGATCGAGATGATGAGAAGGAAAGCAAATGAGAATCGTGGGCCAGCTGCTGCCGGATCTAGTTTTACAAGTTACGAGGTTATAACAGCCCATATCTGGAGATGTACATGCAAAGCGCGGCGGCACGTGCGGGAGCAGCGGTCGAGGCTGAGCATCTCGGTAGACATAAGGCGGCGCATGCGGCCACCATTGCCGAAAACTTATTTGGGCAATGCAGTTCTTGACGTGGTGGCGTTGGATTATGCTGGTGAGTTGGTCTCGAAACCGCTATCTTATGCTGCTAGTAAAATTCGGGAAGCCATCAATAAGGTGACGAATGAGTATGTGACTTCAACCATTGATTTCTTGAGAGCGGTGGACGATTTGTCGTCGTTTCAGGATTGGAACTCAATCAGcagtgatgatgatgatgatgatgatgatgacgacAAAGGGTTTTTCTGTGGGAATCCTAATCTTTGCGTTACTAGTTGGTCTACTTTGCAATTTCATGGCTTAGATTTTGGATGGGGAAAAGAAGCTTATATGGGCCCTGTGGATTATGGTAATGATGGTGACTGTTTGATTATCCCCAGTGGACATGATTCTGATGGATCTGTTGTTGTTATAGCATGTCTTCAAGAACCCCACATGGAAGCTTTCAGGAAGTTCTTCTACGACGACATGGAATTGTATGTACATGAATCCCGTTGTCTTAATTCCGACAGATCTCAAATCATGGACATCAATTCGAGCATCCAGATGAAATGTATGAATGTTGATGCTCCCTCCATGTTAACTTAA
- the LOC105160956 gene encoding anthocyanidin 3-O-glucoside 6''-O-acyltransferase has translation MATILERSQISPALDSAPEFSLPIVFFDMVWYGFAANQSVLFFEFPCSKSHFVETIIPDLKSSLSLTLSQFLPLAGNIIHPLNPGDKLVLRYETGNSVSFTVSESTADLNHLVGNDPRVCDEFYAFAPHLPPATNSESSSSCPVLALQVTLFPGQGLCIGFVTHHAVADASTVVSFMQAWALINRSKPNRTDNIRDLLTEGNLLQFYDRKAVTNINGLDDIYWHEIVECSCPAEPPSVELPINKLRATFVLKKEDIQRLKNFVLAKCPNIGHLSSFTIICALVWVCSAKSAAPSGEHVPDDEPEYFGFVADCRGRLNPPLPANYFGNCVALVKAELNHGEVKGNDGFVMAAKAIGEAIKETVYSEKGVLYGAEKWPDEYGKLVGKRQYGVAGSPRFNFYAVDYGWGKPKKFEALFIDGGGSISLCKSRDFEGGLEIGLSKPKVQMDAFTTVFKEILESLLP, from the coding sequence ATGGCTACAATTCTTGAACGCTCTCAAATCTCACCGGCGCTGGACTCGGCGCCGGAGTTCTCTCTCCCGATTGTATTTTTCGATATGGTATGGTATGGGTTCGCAGCAAATCAAAGTGTTCTATTCTTTGAGTTTCCTTGTTCAAAATCCCATTTCGTTGAAACCATTATTCCTGACCTCAAAAGTTCCCTCTCCCTCACTCTCAGTCAATTTCTCCCACTTGCCGGAAACATCATTCATCCTCTCAACCCTGGAGATAAGCTCGTCTTACGTTATGAAACTGGGAATTCAGTTTCTTTTACAGTTTCTGAGTCCACCGCTGATCTCAATCACCTTGTCGGAAATGATCCTCGTGTTTGTGATGAATTCTATGCTTTTGCCCCTCATTTGCCCCCAGCTACCAATTCGGAAAGCTCCAGTTCTTGTCCTGTTTTAGCTCTCCAAGTAACATTATTCCCTGGACAGGGCCTGTGCATCGGGTTTGTAACTCACCACGCTGTGGCCGATGCCAGCACGGTTGTGTCGTTTATGCAGGCCTGGGCTCTGATCAACAGAAGCAAGCCCAATAGGACTGATAATATTCGTGATCTGTTGACAGAAGGAAATTTGTTGCAATTTTACGATAGAAAAGCCGTGACCAATATCAATGGGCTGGATGACATATACTGGCACGAGATTGTAGAATGTTCTTGTCCCGCAGAGCCCCCGTCGGTGGAACTTCCGATCAACAAGCTCCGCGCAACATTTGTTCTCAAGAAAGAGGATATCCAAAGGCTGAAGAATTTCGTTTTGGCCAAGTGTCCCAACATCGGTCATCTTTCGTCTTTCACCATCATTTGTGCGCTGGTATGGGTCTGCTCGGCAAAGTCAGCGGCACCAAGTGGAGAGCACGTCCCAGACGACGAGCCCGAGTACTTCGGCTTTGTGGCAGATTGCCGGGGAAGATTGAATCCACCGTTGCCTGCTAATTATTTCGGAAACTGTGTGGCCCTTGTGAAGGCTGAGCTAAATCACGGAGAAGTAAAGGGAAACGATGGATTTGTAATGGCAGCAAAGGCCATCGGAGAGGCTATCAAAGAAACTGTTTACTCTGAGAAGGGAGTTTTGTACGGCGCTGAGAAATGGCCGGATGAATACGGGAAGTTGGTGGGAAAGAGACAGTATGGGGTGGCTGGATCACCGAGGTTCAACTTTTACGCGGTGGATTACGGGTGGGGAAAGCCCAAGAAATTTGAAGCATTGTTCATTGATGGTGGAGGATCCATTTCACTATGCAAATCCAGGGACTTTGAGGGTGGTCTGGAGATCGGCTTGTCGAAGCCAAAGGTTCAAATGGATGCTTTTACCACAGTTTTTAAGGAAATCCTTGAAAGTTTGTTGCCATGA